A window of Chanos chanos chromosome 15, fChaCha1.1, whole genome shotgun sequence genomic DNA:
TTAGTGGTCTGTCCaaggtttttctctttgtttgccGCTCATCCTAAGGGCCATATAAGTCCTTCAACCTCAGATCTGGTAATACTGCTGTTTTATATAAACAAATCATGAAAGAAATCACCAGATATGTCTAGTCACGGCAGGACACGTTTCTTTGTCCAAAATCGCATTCACAAGCCTATTATGAAAACTGATCTCCCCTTCCAAATGAAATAGCAGTGACAAGTTACTCTACTTTAGAGAGAGTGCTAATTTCTATGTCATTGTCATATTCCAGATTGTAACTAGAAAACACACTCTTAGCCTGACACCTATGTATATCATTAGTTACCAGAAGAGTTGACTGTTAAACAGTGATATATGGCTTTAATTTTATGACATTATTAACTTTAGGTTAAATACTAATCCTTCTGTATGCTGTATAAGTGAGGTATTATACAGTGGTTATCTCTTTTATATCTGCATATTTCTCAAACCCCACAACACAATAGACAGGATCTGTTCTAAAACCCTAAAACATACATCACAAGACATCATCCACTGTGGCTTTTACTCTATTCCCTGGATTATTTCTGTTTGCACTGATGATAGTTTGACAATCCTCCGAGACTGTCATTTTCCAGACTCATTCTCCCTCCTGCTGAGAGAAAGCTGAGAGCATTGCCTAATAAGTTCATGTGTGGCTGGAATGATTTGTTTATACTGGTGAGATGGTGGGAGAGGGATCGCTTGTCACAGGGAGAACAGGCATTGATCCAAGCACTGAACTAAAGCTGCTCCAGTGGCTTTCTCGACTTGTCTGGGATTTTTTCAGTTTGAGAACCGAGTCTAAAAAGTGTTACATGATGACACCCTGCTGTTGGCCTAAGTTGACAAGTtgaatgaagaagaaaaacacacgtTGCCTTTACGTAACGGAGTGACTcattaatatgatttttttttttggtcaaagttccaaacattaaaataaattaaacagtaaacaaaaacagaagtgtgCGCCATCTAATGGTTACTCTTAGTACTTATGGGTTTAAACAAAGGAGCTATACAAGGGCATTGTTCAGTCAAATTATATGTCAGCATTACTATGGATCAATAAGAACACTTCTTTACCTCAGAAATAGCTGTTTCTAGAAGATATTCATTCTCATAAACGTTTAGAATTTCACTGCTTTAAATACAATCTGAATTGTTATTCATTCTGCCAAGTGTTGCTCCTCTCCCTTTTCCGTAGACCACACACGAAAATAAAACTTGATCCCACTTTTCAGGTAATGTGCAATACAAatactttattaaaaaaatgcattgtatACATTCAATACTTAAAAAAGTGAAGCAGacatatgaaatatttcatatcaaagaacaaaaagaggGTAATGCCTGAGAAATGCATCGTAGAAAGAAAAGATAATGCTTCTTATATACACTGTTATACCAATAACAGACTTTAAATATATTACGTGTATTTAAAACTACAGAGTCATTTCTGAGTAATTAAAATCCTTCCATACAAAACATGCTCAGCTAACATGAGGCAAAAGTATTAATGGACTTCCCCCTGCCCTGTCGTTTCCAGTCAGCCTTTCCTCTGTCCAGCTATTGTGACTGTACAAGGAGAGGATCATTTAGCAAATGAAGAATGTTTTtcaaggaaaaacaacaacagtcatcTACACAGCAATTTCTGTTGTGAGCCAGTAAGGCATGTATTTTTTTAGGGTCTTGCTTAAAAGAACTAACAATCATGAATCTTATGAGAGACTATTAAAAAAGTTGTCCATTTGCATCAAACTTTACTTATACAGGCTGCGATGCCCGATAAACAGCACTGCCGTCTAAAACAGCTGAAGTAGATAGGAAAGCTATGACAGCGCTGTAAATTCAATGAGTTCTGAGGAGAACATAGATCAAATGGGAATGTGAAATGATTCCTTAATCCACTGGTCACGGGAGTTTTGGGTTGGCTGGGGAAGGGGTAAAGGTGGGTCAGCTGTTTCACCATCGTTGACATCTTCTTCCTCGTCCTCTTCATCCTCGGAGTAGCCATTTTCTGTAGTGAAGGAACTCTCGGACAGAAGAGAGGACGAAATGTCTTGGAAAGCCCCTTTGTACTCCTGTATAGACTCATACAGAGACCAGAGCTGGCAGAGTAAAGACATATCCAACTGCCTCAAGCCCACCTTTGGAAAAGAAAGaccatttttaaacagatgtaacTTACTGTCTGATAGATCTATCAGTACTTTTGTCAACATCACAAGCTATCATATGAGAAGTGCATGTCGTCTacgcttttcttttctttctgcatgCATGCTTCAACGTCCCGTTAAATACGCCTTTATACTTGCCATTTCTTTACGCAGCATTGCCAGCGCTGCGTCAAGACTTGCAGGTTTGCTCCGGCCGAGCGAATCGCTTACTCTAGACTTGCTGATGTCGGCCTGAATGCGCGTCCTCTTGCTGTAGACTTTTTCGATGTCCCTCCAGGAACCGCCACTGGAATTGAGAATACCGCTCAGGCCTTTCGGTAAAGGTGGCAGACCCTCAATTGAACAAACACTTCCAGCAGGGCACTCCGGTGGACTTGACTGGAATCCGTTCATTTCCTGTGCCGTTTTTTTTATCGCTTTACCTCAAAATAAAATTGTGCATTCGCAGTCTGTTTCAGATACTTTGGATTACTGAACGTTCCGCCGTAATTATTTATGATAGACAGcgagaaacagaaaactgtaaACACTGAGCATGTTCGAAATTTAACGTCAACATACAAGCAGTCCTGAGCGTTATTTCCTGATGAGGAAACACTGTAGGTTAAAGATAAAAGTTAAAATAGAGGTCAGTCTTACGTGTTCTACACGTTAAACACGACGATTAATCAAATTCGTACTCAATCAATATTCCACAACGGTGCGCTTTCATTAAGTGAGTTTCACCTTCAAGATATGTTTTGCTCATGGACAGGATATGCTCTCCCAGGATACCGCAGCACCATCAGATTTTTGTAATTCGAAATTTCGAAGAAGCATTTAACTCTATCACCGTAAACACCTTAGCACATAAACAAAAGGCTGACAAATAGTTTGCGGTTCATGCCGATTTTCAAGCTTTGTTTTCCTCAacgttttctttgtctttcacttAACCTCGCCCACCGACTCCCCCCGCCCTACACTCTCAAAACATGGGGAGGCGCTATATTGTTCCTTCCATTAAAAATAACCCGAGCACCCCCAGAACTGCAACAGACAACTACATGGGCGGCGGACAACAAAGTGCACACTGAATATTTGTTCACATAAAAATCTTAAGTAGTGTTGTACCAAAATATATGCAATTTTTGTTATTCTCAAGCATTACATTTTGAGATAAACTGGCCTTGTTAATCTCCTTTTGCTTGACTTGTTCAATTATTTTCCTATGTATCAGTAAGCACTGTCAAAATTAATCAGTATGCataaagtattaaaaaacaattttaaaattaaGACATTAGCCCCCTTCTCCATTTCATCAGTCATTAACCAATTCAGTATTCCAATTCACAGGAAAATCTTTTGAACTTTAATTTGCTCTACAAAGCACTTGTTTAAATAAATCCGTTGACCTGCAATTGTATTTTCAGCCTCTTTGGTGACTAAAAACATTCATAgctccattttttttcagaaccaCATGTTGCAAAATACAAAGAAATGGAAATCACATACCAAGCACAAGCAatatattttgacatttgtctAAGAagcagaaacatacacacacacacacacacacatattcaaatcACTTTAGAACAACCGTGATGCATCAGACATCCACACTGAAAACTTCCAGGTTGGTGAGTGTGTTACTACACATCTGAACGCTGCttcttgtatttgtgtgtgtgcgtggttgtgAGGGTGACACCGCACACGCATGGGTTCAGTTTTTATGACAGCTGCAGTTCCTTCAGGCTGCGCAGGGAATCGGCGCAGCCGCGGATAAGGCCGCAGAGTTGGATGCTGGCCTCCACCGAGGCAGAATGCTGCAGCTCTGTCGTGGCCCATCTCAGTTTGTTCAACACTGCCTCCTCTGCGCTGGAGATGGCTGGGTGGTGGTGCACGGGGTTGCCCAGAGAGCCGGAGCCCTGAGCTGGCTGAAGTGCAGGCGTAGTTGAGGGAAGGAAGCTGGGGCTAGCTGAGGCGACCGCTATGGGCGGAGGCTGTATGGGTGGGGGACCTCTCAGTCCTGATGCCGCCCCCTCGCAATGCTCCGGCCGCGGTTGGCCGCTTATGGAAAGAGGGGAGTCACTGGAGGTGGCTCCGTTGGCTTGTGGGAAAGGCTGGGTGGCaagctgtctctccctcacttgtGACAATGCTGCCTGTGCATTAAGGgctaaaaaacaaagaaacaggagTGAAAGACAAGGAAAATACACCAAATGTGGTAAAAGAGTGAGAATGCACTGTAAATATACAGTTTTAGAGTTTGCATAACTCAATTTACAataacaatttacaatttagcatttagcagacgcttttagccaaagcgacctacaatcagtgcatcagtcggattcctaatacctcataagcagacatcgctaaaaagactgagcgtcaatttactcctttgtATTGTGCCCCTGTGAAGAAGTAAACTCACTCTGATATCATCCTAGTTTTTTGTTTCTATTAAAAATAGGTTCCCTCAGTAGAGTGACAGTAGAAGTTTTCATGTACCTGGGTTGTCTTTGTCAATATCAGAGTCCAGCTCCTGACATGCAACGCAGTAATTTTTCTTCTGCTTATCCTGCAGCAGAATTGTctgaagaggaaacaaaacatcATTGGACATGAGGTGGAGCAAAACATATGACTGaaagttttggggtttttttatatcAAGAAACTGTGAATGCAATAATGTATGTTTGAGCCTCTACTGCTGAAGAACGGCACTTCCATTACAAGGCATTATTGGTCCTTAACAGCCGATATTAACACGTTTACAAAAGCCTTTTACGATAACGAATGAACGGGTTGTTAAACTGGCGGCGGTATCATTTTTCGAGAATGTGCACGTGAAATCTGTTTTCCTGCACGCTTAATTGATCAGAATGACAGTTCATAACATGCACGCGGTTTCAACGTCCTCGCTCACCCCGCATAGCTCGCAGCAATCGCCTAACATTTTGTAGCCTTTCAGCAGGTAGTCACCCATCAGCTTGCTGATCTTGTCCTGGCGCTCACGTCGGGCTTGGAACACCTTCATCTCAGCTTCTGATGGGGGTTCCCACTCAAAGTCTTCATCTTCtgtcaaatgtaaacaaagatCATGAGAACATGACAGGGGGCATTTTAACTAGAAAGTTCTCTGGCTTACTTGACTTGTTCTGCCGGCGAATATTCGTGTTTAGCAGGTACCGTTCTCATAGCAAATATATGTCGGTCAGCTGATTAGCAGACATGTAGTTACTAACGGCACGGAGAAGTTGTAACATGAATTGTAAGCGGTCTCTGACACGCTAAATATGTGTATCCTAACTAGCCTGCTAAATAAACTAGCTGAGTGGTGAAGTAACACATGTCCGTTGGTATGGAGAAGCACTGACTCCGAGGAAAATGGAAGCACCTGTAGTTCTATTTCGAATGGAGGATTCACAATGCATAAGTAAACGagtaaattaaaagaaaagtatACCTGCGTTAAGGGCCATGCTTTCTCCACCGGGCTCTTGATAACACCGTTTCCTTATCAGATGTGACAAGCCTCGCACAATATTCAGTGGTGAATTAGGTACTTGAAAGGGCAGTATTGCCACCTACCGAGCTGGAGTGATACAAACTGGACACCCGGAAGTGTGATGGGAAAAGTTTATTTCTCtcaaaaactcagagttttaGAATACGTGTATATGCATAACACGATTATTTCTTATATTCGTGACAGGCCAGATGATACATAAATTGCAAGACGAAGCATTAAGAAAATCCGAACAGATGATCTTTGTCTTTaatataaatcattaaaaacaaatacagaaattgTACGTAGAgcttaaaaatgtaaaaataaataactaaaattAAGCCAGTGTTACTATGGCCGCAGTTACTTTTGGCTTAGGTCTCACAGTTCCCCCAGTCTCAGCCCCTGTTTCATCCCCAACCACGCTGTCCTCCCTCCAGCCGCCCTGCCAAAGGGCCCCAAACCAGCGCACAGTTGTGTCGTCCCAGTCCTCtggcagcagcaacagcaagtATCCCAATGAGATGACGCAGGCAGCTGCTAGCCTGACTTGGCTGATCTTGGTTGATGAGATCACCAATGAATCCAAAGCTGGGAAGAGTAAAGGCCTTAAAAACATTACTTACAAGTAATTCCATGGTCATGTGTTCTGAAAATGAAGACGAGAAGAACAAATTTCCCAGAACTCAAGATCTACAACTCTTAAATTTACTTGCTTTTGTTGAGCACACATTTGTTAATCTGTGTGAATATAAATGGAGGTCATGGTTGTAATTATGTGCAGTTCTACTTATAAGTTTACATACCCTGGCAAAATTTGTAAGAAGTGTACcattctttaaagaaaaacaagagtgaTCAGgcaaaacacttatttttaatgGGATTTCAATTAAACTAAGGCATCACAGAATAGCACAAAAATCACTAAACAAAACATAGCAATAAAGACAATAATGAAATGGCCCCTGTTAAATTTGCATAACCTTAGTTCTTAATACTATTGCCCCCTTTAGCATCAATGATGGCTTGCAGTCTTTTGTGATAGTTGTGGATGAGGCCCTTTATCTTCTCAGGAGGTAAAGCTGCCCATCCTTCTTGGCAAAAACCTCCAGGTCCTGTAAATTCTTAGGTTGTCTTGCGTGAACCGCATGCATGAGATCCTCTCAAAGTGGCTCAGTGATACCGAGGTCAGGAGACTGCGATGGCCACTCCTGAAccttcactttttctctgcTGTAGCCACTGAAGGGTTGACTTAGCCTTGTGTTTCGCATCATTGTCATGATGGAAAGTCCAAGTGCGTCCCGTGCGCAGCTTCCAGGCCGACAAATGCGAAGTGTCCTCCAGTGTTCTCTGATAACATGCTGCATTCATCTTGCCATCAACTGACTGAATTTCCTGTGCTGTTGTAGCTCTCACACCCCTAAAACGTCCAGAGATCCACCTCCATGCTTCACAGGAGGGATGCTGTACTTTGTCATAGGCCTTGTTGACTCCTCTCCAAACATGTGGTTGTGATCATAAAGGTCAGTTTGGGTATCATTCCAAATGACTTTGTTCCAGAAGTCCAGGATTGTCTAGGTGCTGTTTGGCATATTGTAAGTGGGCTGTTTTGTGGCGTTGCCACAGTAACAGCCTTTTTTCTGGCAACTCAACCATGCAGCCCCTTATTGTGCATCTTGAAACAGCCACACCACTTTTTTGTAGATAAGCCTGTATCTCAGCTGAAGTTGcttgtgggtttttcttttcttcccaaCCAATTTTTCCTGGCCGTTCTGGCTGAAATTTTTGTTGGTCTACTTTATCAGAGCTTGAACACTACTGATTGGCATTTTCAAATCTTTGGATAGCTTTTTATATCCTTTTCCTGACTTACAAAGTTCAACTACCTTTTCTAGCAAGTCTTAACAGTTCTTTTGCTTTCCCCATGGCTATGTTTCCCGCAAAATCAGTGCAGCCCTGGATGAAATGTGCAGGGCCCTTTTCAAGAGCCAAGAAACTCACTGACTATTTATGCACAGACACTAATTACAATCAAAGAAGTCACAGGTGTGGAAACCTACCCTTAATAGCCATTTAAACCTGTGCATGTCAACTTGTGTGTATATTATCAAGCCAAACATTCAAGGGTATGTATAAACTTTTGATCAGGTCTATTTGGGTGATTTCAGTTATCATTATGATTTAAAAAGGGCACACGCAATTATGTGATAATAAATGGTATCACCTGACCACTATGCCTAAATAAAAGCAAAGTTTTCTGCATGATCAATGATATTTTCCAAAAAATGGCCAATATTTCATAAATTCTGCCAGGGTATGTAAACTTATGAGGACAACTGTATTTTATTAGAATATTTCAGAATAATATTTATACCTTTACTTGCTGGTATGGTGAGTAAAATGCCAACTGAGATTAAGGTGGGGTACGCCAGCACACCTCCCAGATTCACCAACGCATTAAAAGCTTATTAAAggggaaataaaatgaataaacaaattaaatactATCAAATGCCTAGATGTTGAGCATCAGTACAAAAACAGCATCAAAAACCAGAACGATTACATGGTGATCAAATCACAAAATTATATGAATTATAATGTTAAACAGGTGTACTGAACTGATTGGGTTAACAGGTTGGTTAATGAATGTTAAAACGATGGAGAAAGAATGTTACCAAGCAAAAGGGAAGCCATGACACTTAACGTTTCCCAGGGAATGAGCTGGGTGGGGGGCCAGTACTCCACATGTGTG
This region includes:
- the fam89b gene encoding leucine repeat adapter protein 25 isoform X2; amino-acid sequence: MNGFQSSPPECPAGSVCSIEGLPPLPKGLSGILNSSGGSWRDIEKVYSKRTRIQADISKSRVSDSLGRSKPASLDAALAMLRKEMLWSLYESIQEYKGAFQDISSSLLSESSFTTENGYSEDEEDEEEDVNDGETADPPLPLPQPTQNSRDQWIKESFHIPI
- the znrd2 gene encoding protein ZNRD2 isoform X2, which translates into the protein MKVFQARRERQDKISKLMGDYLLKGYKMLGDCCELCGTILLQDKQKKNYCVACQELDSDIDKDNPALNAQAALSQVRERQLATQPFPQANGATSSDSPLSISGQPRPEHCEGAASGLRGPPPIQPPPHHPAISSAEEAVLNKLRWATTELQHSASVEASIQLCGLIRGCADSLRSLKELQLS
- the fam89b gene encoding leucine repeat adapter protein 25 isoform X1 yields the protein MNGFQSSPPECPAGSVCSIEGLPPLPKGLSGILNSSGGSWRDIEKVYSKRTRIQADISKSRVSDSLGRSKPASLDAALAMLRKEMVGLRQLDMSLLCQLWSLYESIQEYKGAFQDISSSLLSESSFTTENGYSEDEEDEEEDVNDGETADPPLPLPQPTQNSRDQWIKESFHIPI
- the znrd2 gene encoding protein ZNRD2 isoform X1, producing the protein MALNAEDEDFEWEPPSEAEMKVFQARRERQDKISKLMGDYLLKGYKMLGDCCELCGTILLQDKQKKNYCVACQELDSDIDKDNPALNAQAALSQVRERQLATQPFPQANGATSSDSPLSISGQPRPEHCEGAASGLRGPPPIQPPPIAVASASPSFLPSTTPALQPAQGSGSLGNPVHHHPAISSAEEAVLNKLRWATTELQHSASVEASIQLCGLIRGCADSLRSLKELQLS